The Deltaproteobacteria bacterium genomic interval ACTTGTAACGTAAATCTTTTTCATTCGCCGCCAACTTATCGGGATCGATATCCGGGCGGTCGATGAAGTTGCGAATCACCTCAATCACAAAGCTTGGGTCCTCGCGCAGCGAAATTGTCTCAAGCTTTAGCTCGCCCATGGTGCGGTCACCGTAGCGCTCCACATAATCGTCTATCTTGGCGCCATACTCGGGAAAGCTCTCTTTCAAGTTGGCAATACAGGTGAGTGGATCGCCCTCTATGCAGAGCTTCCCAATGGCATCGTTTAAGCGCGCCTCTTTCGCCATGCGCATAAGAAAACGCGTAGGCTCGGTCGACTCAATACCTTCTTCCCCAGAAATCAAACTGTTTTGCATGGCGGTTGGCTCATCGTAGCCTGCCTTCTCGAGCATACGAGCAAGCTTACCGTTGGTCTGCATAACGTAGAAATCGTTGATAATCGGCGTGTGCCAGTGCACTAAGCACTCCGTCCGCAGACTATCAATCAACTCCATTAGCTTGGAAAACGAAGCCGTCTCAAACGACTTGCGGTCCATCTTGTTGTAGAAATTTTGGAAGTAATTCAGAAAATAAGGAACACTTCTTGGCAAGTCGCGGTAGCCGCTCTTAAGCCGCCAGAGCGCCCGGAAAATCATCGGCAACCGTTTGATTTTCTCGCCAGTTGTGAGCACTTGGTCTTCAACCAAATCCACTGGATCTGTGAGACCCATCATCTTTTCCATATCGGCTTTGTTGGTCCCGAAGCCCGGTAAAGCGATAAGTAAGTAACGGTACCAGTTGTTGATATTGTAATAGATGCGGCCTTTTACAATTCCCAACATATTTCGAAGATTGGGCTCAAACTCATCAATCACTGGCTTCGGCAGACCAAAAACTTCAAGTACCTGCTTGTAAACCAAGGTGTAAGCCCGGTTGGCGAAGGTAAAGGTCATGGGCGTAGTCACACCGCAATAACTTTCTTGAATGTTGCTGTTATCCCAAACAACCAACGGGCCTTCTTTATTCTCAGGCAAAGGCAAGCTCGTAATGGGACGGGACTGAACAAAATAAAGCTCACCCTTCTCCATGGTCCATTCGATATCTTGAGCGGAACCAAAATTCTCCGCCACCCGAAGCCCTTCGGCGCAAATCTTATTCACCAAAGACTCATCCAAACAACGTACATTACGCTGCGCCTCGTCTACCTCAAGCTCTACTGTGCCGGGTGACCCATCTGGCGTGCGAGCTACCTTGATGTCTTTGTCCACCAACTGAGCGCTCAGCTCCTTACCTGTGTGTTCCCACACAAACTCATCGGTGTTGCACAAACCAGAAACAATTCCCTCGCCCTGGCCCCAAGCTGCCGTCAGCAAAGACTCGTCCCGGCGTCCATTAGATGGATTGGCCGTAAACATAACGCCCGACACATCGCCATCAATCATACGCTGCACCACAACGCCAACCCGCATGTTATCCAGTGGAAGCCCTGCGCGCATATGGTACGCAATGGAGCGATCACCAAAAGCAGAAGCCCAACACGCACGCAGCGAGCGGCTCACATCTTCTGGCGTTTTTTGAAAGAGAAACGAATCAAGCTGCCCAGCGAAAGAGTGCTCTGCACTGTCTTCGCCTACCATAGAGCTTCGAACTGCGAGTTCACTGTCTCCCAAAGTTTTCACCGAACCAGTTATTTCATCGAGTAATGCACCATCCAATGGAGCATCTTTAATCGCAGCCTGGATAATTTCAGCCTGCTCTCCGATGGTTCGCAAAGAGATTGGGTCCTTGATATCAAGCGCTTTGACCACATCGAGGCTCTTTTGAATCACATCGCCGATATTGTTCGATTTCAAATGGTGATGAAAAGCTTCCGTTGCAACCAC includes:
- a CDS encoding phosphoenolpyruvate synthase, with protein sequence MGVVQSSQAFEAGEERVGGKAIGLARLTNAQAPVPPWFVVATEAFHHHLKSNNIGDVIQKSLDVVKALDIKDPISLRTIGEQAEIIQAAIKDAPLDGALLDEITGSVKTLGDSELAVRSSMVGEDSAEHSFAGQLDSFLFQKTPEDVSRSLRACWASAFGDRSIAYHMRAGLPLDNMRVGVVVQRMIDGDVSGVMFTANPSNGRRDESLLTAAWGQGEGIVSGLCNTDEFVWEHTGKELSAQLVDKDIKVARTPDGSPGTVELEVDEAQRNVRCLDESLVNKICAEGLRVAENFGSAQDIEWTMEKGELYFVQSRPITSLPLPENKEGPLVVWDNSNIQESYCGVTTPMTFTFANRAYTLVYKQVLEVFGLPKPVIDEFEPNLRNMLGIVKGRIYYNINNWYRYLLIALPGFGTNKADMEKMMGLTDPVDLVEDQVLTTGEKIKRLPMIFRALWRLKSGYRDLPRSVPYFLNYFQNFYNKMDRKSFETASFSKLMELIDSLRTECLVHWHTPIINDFYVMQTNGKLARMLEKAGYDEPTAMQNSLISGEEGIESTEPTRFLMRMAKEARLNDAIGKLCIEGDPLTCIANLKESFPEYGAKIDDYVERYGDRTMGELKLETISLREDPSFVIEVIRNFIDRPDIDPDKLAANEKDLRYK